In Oryza sativa Japonica Group chromosome 3, ASM3414082v1, one DNA window encodes the following:
- the LOC4334183 gene encoding cytochrome P450 81Q32 has translation MDNAYIIAILSVAILFLLHYYLLGRGNGGAARLPPGPPAVPILGHLHLVKKPMHATMSRLAERYGPVFSLRLGSRRAVVVSSPGCARECFTEHDVTFANRPRFESQLLVSFNGAALATASYGAHWRNLRRIVAVQLLSAHRVGLMSGLIAGEVRAMVRRMYRAAAASPAGAARIQLKRRLFEVSLSVLMETIAHTKATRPETDPDTDMSVEAQEFKQVVDEIIPHIGAANLWDYLPALRWFDVFGVRRKILAAVSRRDAFLRRLIDAERRRLDDGDEGEKKSMIAVLLTLQKTEPEVYTDNMITALTANLFGAGTETTSTTSEWAMSLLLNHPDTLKKAQAEIDASVGNSRLITADDVTRLGYLQCIVRETLRLYPAAPMLLPHESSADCKVGGYNIPRGSMLLINAYAIHRDPAVWEEPEKFMPERFEDGGCDGNLLMPFGMGRRRCPGETLALRTVGLVLGTLIQCFDWERVDGVEVDMTEGGGLTIPKVVPLEAMCRPRDAMGGVLRELV, from the exons ATGGATAACGCCTACATTATTGCCATTCTCTCTGTAGCTATCCTCTTCTTGCTCCACTACTACCTCCTCGGCCGCGGCAatggcggggcggcgcggctgccgcCGGGTCCACCGGCCGTCCCGATCCTGGGACACCTCCACCTCGTCAAGAAGCCGATGCACGCCACCATGTCCCGCCTCGCCGAGCGGTACGGGCCGGTGTTCTCGCTGCGCCTCGGGTCGCGGCGCGCCGTGGTGGTGTCGTCGCCGGGGTGCGCCAGGGAGTGCTTCACCGAGCACGACGTGACCTTCGCGAACCGGCCCAGGTTCGAGTCGCAGCTGCTGGTCTCGTTCAACGGCGCCGCGCTCGCCACGGCGAGCTACGGCGCGCACTGGCGCAACCTCCGCCGGATCGTCGCCGTGCAGCTGCTCTCCGCGCACCGCGTCGGCCTCATGTCGGGGCTCATCGCCGGCGAGGTCCGCGCCATGGTGCGGAGGATGTaccgcgccgcggccgcgtcccccgccggcgccgcgcgcaTCCAGCTGAAGCGGAGGCTGTTCGAGGTCTCCCTCAGCGTGCTCATGGAGACCATCGCCCACACCAAGGCGACCCGCCCCGAGACGGACCCGGACACCGACATGTCCGTGGAAGCCCAGGAGTTTAAGCAGGTCGTCGACGAGATCATCCCGCACATCGGCGCGGCCAACCTGTGGGACTACTTGCCGGCGCTCCGGTGGTTCGACGTGTTCGGCGTCAGGAGGAAGATCCTCGCCGCTGTAAGCCGGAGGGACGCGTTCCTTCGCCGCCTGATCGACGCGGAGCGGCGGAggctggacgacggcgacgagggcgaGAAGAAGAGCATGATCGCCGTGCTGCTCACTCTGCAGAAGACAGAGCCGGAGGTGTACACCGATAACATGATCACAGCTCTAACGGCG AACTTGTTCGGAGCAGGAACAGAGACAACCTCGACGACATCAGAATGGGCGATGTCGCTACTGCTGAACCACCCCGACACACTCAAGAAAGCGCAAGCCGAGATCGACGCATCCGTCGGCAACTCTCGCCTGATCACCGCCGACGACGTGACTCGCCTCGGCTACCTCCAGTGCATCGTCAGGGAGACGCTCCGCCTGTACCCCGCCGCGCCGATGCTCCTCCCGCACGAGTCCTCCGCCGACTGCAAGGTCGGCGGCTACAACATCCCGCGCGGGTCGATGTTGCTCATCAACGCGTACGCCATCCACCGTGACCCGGCGGTGTGGGAGGAGCCGGAGAAGTTCATGCCGGAGAGGTTCGAGGACGGCGGGTGCGACGGCAATCTCTTGATGCCGTTCGGGATGGGGAGGCGGAGGTGCCCCGGCGAGACGCTGGCGCTGCGCACAGTGGGGTTGGTGCTGGGCACGCTGATCCAGTGCTTCGACTGGGAGAGGGTCGACGGCGTGGAGGTCGACATGACTGAAGGTGGCGGGCTCACCATCCCCAAGGTCGTGCCGTTGGAGGCCATGTGCAGGCCGCGCGACGCCATGGGTGGTGTTCTTCGCGAGCTCGTCTGA
- the LOC9267058 gene encoding cytochrome P450 81Q32, translated as MKYSTSVTMDKAYIAVFSIVILFLLVDYLRRLRGGGTSNGKNKGMRLPPGLPAVPIIGHLHLVKKPMHATLSRLAARHGPVFSLRLGSRRAVVVSSPGCARECFTEHDVAFANRPRFESQLLMSFDGTALAMASYGPHWRNLRRVAAVQLLSARRVGLMSGLIAGEVRAMVRSLCRRPAAAAPVQLKRRLFELSLSVLMETIAQSKATRPETTDTDTDMSMEAQEYKQVVEEILERIGTGNLCDYLPALRWFDVFGVRNRILAAVSRRDAFLRRLIYAARWRMDDGEKKSMIAVLLTLQKTQPEVYTDNMITALCSNLLGAGTETTSTTIEWAMSLLLNHPETLKKAQAEIDASVGNSRLITADDVPRITYLQCIVRETLRLYPAAPMLIPHESSADCEVGGYSVPRGTMLLVNAYAIHRDPAAWEEPERFVPERFEGGGCDGNLSMPFGMGRRRCPGETLALHTVGLVLGTLIQCFDWERVDGVEVDMAEGGGLTMPKVVPLEAVCRPRDAMGGVLREL; from the exons ATGAAGTACTCCACTTCTGTAACCATGGATAAGGCCTACATTGCCGTCTTCTCCATCGTCATCCTCTTCTTGCTCGTCGACTACCTTCGTCGTCTTCGTGGCGGCGGCACGAGCAATGGCAAGAACAAGGGGATGCGGCTGCCGCCGGGTCTACCGGCCGTCCCGATCAtcggccacctccacctcgTCAAGAAGCCGATGCACGCGACGCTGtcccgcctcgccgcgcggCACGGGCCGGTGTTCTCGCTGCGCCTCGGCTCGCGGCGCGCCGTGGTGGTGTCGTCGCCGGGGTGCGCCAGGGAGTGCTTCACCGAGCACGACGTGGCCTTCGCGAACCGGCCCAGGTTCGAGTCGCAGCTGCTCATGTCGTTCGACGGCACCGCGCTGGCCATGGCGAGCTACGGCCCGCACTGGCGCAACCTCCGCCGGGTCGCCGCGGTGCAGCTGCTCTCCGCGCGCCGCGTCGGCCTCATGTCGGGGCTCATCGCCGGCGAGGTGCGCGCCATGGTGCGGAGCTTGTGCCgccgcccagccgccgccgcgccagtcCAGCTGAAGCGGAGGCTGTTCGAGCTCTCCCTGAGCGTGCTCATGGAGACCATCGCCCAGAGCAAGGCGACCCGACCCGAGACGACGGACACGGACACGGACATGTCCATGGAAGCCCAGGAGTACAAGCAGGTCGTCGAGGAGATCCTCGAGCGCATCGGCACGGGCAACCTGTGCGACTACCTGCCGGCGCTCCGGTGGTTCGACGTGTTCGGCGTGAGGAACAGGATCCTCGCCGCGGTGAGCCGGAGGGACGCGTTCCTCCGTCGACTGATCtacgcggcgcggtggaggatgGACGACGGCGAGAAGAAGAGCATGATCGCCGTGCTGCTCACTCTGCAGAAGACACAGCCGGAGGTGTACACTGACAACATGATCACGGCTCTTTGCTCG AACTTGTTAGGAGCAGGAACAGAGACAACCTCGACGACGATAGAATGGGCAATGTCGCTGTTGCTGAACCACCCAGAAACGCTCAAGAAAGCACAAGCCGAGATCGACGCGTCCGTCGGCAACTCCCGCCTGATCACCGCCGACGACGTGCCCCGCATCACCTATCTCCAGTGCATCGTCAGGGAGACGCTCCGCCTCTACCCCGCGGCGCCGATGCTCATCCCGCACGAGTCCTCCGCCGACTGCGAGGTCGGCGGCTACAGCGTCCCGCGCGGGACGATGCTGCTCGTGAACGCGTACGCCATCCACCGTgacccggcggcgtgggaggagCCGGAGAGGTTCGTGCCGGAGAGGTTCGAGGGCGGCGGGTGCGACGGCAACCTCTCGATGCCGTTCGGGATGGGGAGGCGGAGGTGCCCCGGCGAGACGCTGGCTCTGCACACGGTGGGGCTGGTGCTGGGCACGCTGATCCAGTGCTTCGACTGGGAGAGGGTCGATGGCGTGGAGGTCGACATGGCTGAGGGTGGCGGGCTCACCATGCCCAAGGTCGTGCCGTTGGAGGCCGTGTGCAGGCCGCGCGACGCCATGGGTGGTGTTCTTCGCGAGCTCTGA